The Helicobacter pylori genome includes a window with the following:
- a CDS encoding YceI family protein, which yields MKKALISTLFGVSLAFAKPYTIDKANSSVWFEVKHFKFNETRGVFDSFDGKIDADPNTKALNVFEGKIDIKSINTRNKKRDDHLKTAEFFDALKYPKGSFKMTKYEDGKIHGDLTLHGVTKPVVLEAKIQAPLQNPMNKKEFMILQAEGKINRKDFGIGKTFSDAVVGDEVKIEIKLEAYAQ from the coding sequence ATGAAAAAAGCGTTAATATCCACCCTTTTTGGTGTTAGTCTGGCGTTTGCAAAACCTTATACGATTGATAAGGCAAACTCTAGCGTGTGGTTTGAGGTCAAACACTTCAAATTCAATGAAACAAGAGGCGTGTTTGATAGTTTTGATGGCAAAATTGATGCCGATCCTAATACCAAAGCTCTCAATGTTTTTGAAGGCAAAATTGATATTAAAAGCATTAACACCAGGAACAAAAAAAGAGACGACCATCTTAAAACAGCAGAGTTTTTTGATGCGCTAAAATACCCAAAAGGAAGCTTTAAAATGACAAAATACGAAGATGGTAAAATCCATGGGGATTTGACCCTTCATGGCGTAACCAAACCTGTCGTATTGGAAGCCAAAATCCAAGCCCCTTTGCAAAACCCCATGAATAAAAAAGAATTCATGATATTGCAAGCTGAAGGCAAAATCAACCGCAAGGATTTTGGTATCGGTAAAACCTTTAGCGATGCTGTCGTTGGAGATGAGGTAAAGATTGAGATCAAACTAGAAGCTTACGCTCAATAA
- a CDS encoding 5'-nucleotidase, lipoprotein e(P4) family produces MIKKTLASVLLGLSLMSVLNAKECVSPLTRSVKYHQQSAEIRALQLQSYKMAKMVLDNNLKLVKDKKPAVILDLDETVLNTFDYAGHLVKNCIKYTPETWDKFEKEGSLTLIPGALDFLEYANSKGVKIFYISNRTQKNKAFTLKTLKSFKLPQVSEESVLLKEKGKPKAVRRELVAKDYEIVLQVGDTLHDFDALFAKDAKNSQEQRAKVLQNAQKFGTEWIILPNSLYGTWEDEPIKAWQNKK; encoded by the coding sequence ATGATAAAAAAGACCCTTGCATCAGTTTTATTAGGATTGAGTTTGATGAGTGTTTTAAATGCCAAAGAATGCGTCTCGCCCCTAACAAGAAGCGTTAAGTATCATCAGCAAAGCGCTGAAATTAGAGCCTTGCAATTGCAAAGTTACAAAATGGCGAAAATGGTGCTAGACAATAACCTCAAGCTCGTTAAAGACAAAAAGCCAGCTGTCATTTTGGATTTAGATGAAACCGTTTTAAACACTTTTGATTATGCGGGTCATTTAGTCAAAAATTGCATCAAATACACCCCAGAAACTTGGGATAAATTTGAAAAAGAAGGCTCTCTCACGCTCATTCCTGGAGCGCTAGACTTTTTAGAATACGCTAATTCTAAGGGCGTTAAGATTTTTTACATTTCTAACCGCACGCAAAAAAATAAGGCCTTCACCTTAAAAACGCTCAAAAGTTTTAAACTCCCTCAAGTGAGTGAAGAATCCGTTTTATTAAAAGAAAAAGGCAAGCCTAAAGCCGTTAGGCGAGAGTTAGTCGCTAAGGATTATGAGATTGTTTTACAAGTGGGCGACACTTTGCATGATTTTGATGCGCTTTTTGCTAAAGACGCTAAAAACAGCCAAGAACAACGAGCTAAAGTCTTGCAAAACGCTCAAAAATTTGGCACGGAGTGGATCATTTTACCCAACTCTCTTTATGGCACATGGGAAGATGAGCCCATAAAAGCATGGCAGAATAAAAAATAA
- a CDS encoding glycosyltransferase family 9 protein, protein MDFVGFEDLKCKDKENSQKVFVIRNDKLGDFILAIPALIALKQAFLEKGKEVYLGVVVPSYTTPIALEFPFIDEVIIEDNHLSATLKSKSIDALIFLFSNFKNARLAFSLRKSIPYILAPKTKIYSWLYQKSVRQSRSLCLKTEYEYNLDLIHAFCKDHHLPNAPLKKIAWKLKDKPKERSLIASKLNANADLLWIGVHIHSGGSSPVLPASHFIELIDFLYKNLNCEIILVCGPGERKATEELLKKVPFAHLYDTSHSLVDLAKLCANLSVYIGNASGPLHVNALFDNQSIGFYPNELSASIVRWRPFNERFLSITPPNGSNDMGLIDIKKEGETILEFIAPNLSCHTQER, encoded by the coding sequence ATGGATTTTGTAGGGTTTGAAGATTTAAAATGCAAAGATAAAGAAAACTCTCAAAAAGTTTTTGTGATCCGTAACGACAAGTTAGGCGATTTTATTTTAGCCATACCCGCTTTAATCGCTCTAAAGCAAGCTTTTTTAGAAAAAGGCAAAGAAGTGTATTTGGGCGTGGTTGTGCCTAGCTATACCACCCCAATAGCCTTAGAATTCCCTTTCATTGATGAAGTCATTATAGAAGACAACCATTTGAGTGCCACTCTCAAAAGTAAATCCATTGACGCTCTTATCTTTTTATTTTCTAATTTTAAAAACGCCAGACTCGCTTTTAGTTTGAGAAAATCCATTCCTTATATCCTAGCCCCAAAGACTAAAATCTATTCTTGGCTGTATCAAAAGAGCGTGCGTCAAAGCCGATCGCTGTGTTTAAAAACCGAATACGAATACAATTTGGATCTCATCCATGCGTTTTGTAAAGATCACCATCTCCCTAACGCTCCACTTAAAAAAATCGCATGGAAGCTTAAAGACAAACCCAAAGAGCGATCCCTTATCGCTTCAAAACTCAACGCTAATGCTGATTTATTATGGATTGGCGTGCATATACATAGCGGAGGCAGTTCGCCCGTATTGCCCGCCTCACACTTTATTGAGCTGATTGATTTTTTATACAAGAATTTGAATTGTGAGATCATTCTTGTTTGCGGGCCAGGCGAGAGAAAAGCCACAGAAGAACTCCTTAAAAAAGTCCCTTTCGCCCACCTCTATGATACGAGCCATAGTTTAGTGGATTTAGCCAAATTGTGCGCGAATTTAAGCGTCTATATTGGGAACGCTTCAGGCCCTTTGCATGTGAACGCTTTATTTGACAACCAATCTATCGGGTTTTATCCTAACGAACTTAGCGCCTCTATTGTCAGATGGCGGCCTTTCAATGAGCGTTTTTTAAGCATCACCCCGCCTAATGGCTCAAACGATATGGGTTTGATTGACATCAAAAAAGAGGGTGAAACCATCCTTGAATTTATCGCACCCAATCTTTCTTGCCACACACAAGAAAGATAA
- the trpE gene encoding anthranilate synthase component I: MISLIEKAPYIPYPLALYEKLEQQHTLLFESAEIESKAHTKSLLMAKACLKLICNHNIVTITSLTPNGGAFLHKLSAFFKTPIQDNALILTYTKNKKTQDEFLKLFEPSPFDALRGIFKSVKTKPKHPFTLLSAGVFSFEMLNFFEDLPHLKAKDNTAHDFIFYLAQNLIIIDHKEKSAEILGACFDERFKTEIAQELQDLKELAKNIKSDFIPKKSKQSTEVSVSCDDSEFEKRVLSLQEEIKKGEIFQAVLSRSFYMECLEGLSAYYHLKLTNPSPYMFYIKDSDFVLFGASPESALKYNALTNTAEIYPIAGTRLRGKDKQGNIDYDLDSKMEFDLQHDYKERAEHIMLVDLARNDMARVSKKRYCDKLLKVDKYSNVMHLVSRVVGELKKGCDSLHAYRSFMNAGTLSGAPKISAIRLIYQLEKQRRGSYGGSVGYLNSEGSMDSCITIRSCFVKNNRAVIQAGAGIVLDSVPKNEADETRAKAQALIDAIRKTSL, translated from the coding sequence ATGATCAGTCTGATAGAAAAAGCCCCTTACATTCCCTATCCCCTAGCTCTTTATGAAAAATTAGAGCAACAGCACACCTTGCTTTTTGAAAGCGCTGAGATTGAGAGCAAAGCGCACACCAAATCCCTTTTAATGGCTAAAGCCTGTTTGAAGCTCATTTGCAACCACAATATCGTAACTATCACTAGCCTGACGCCTAATGGCGGGGCGTTTTTGCACAAATTGAGCGCGTTTTTTAAAACGCCTATACAAGACAATGCCCTAATTTTAACCTACACCAAAAATAAAAAAACGCAAGATGAGTTTTTAAAGCTCTTTGAGCCTAGCCCTTTTGACGCTTTAAGGGGGATTTTTAAAAGCGTTAAAACAAAACCCAAACACCCCTTTACGCTTTTAAGCGCGGGCGTTTTTTCTTTTGAAATGCTCAATTTTTTTGAAGACTTGCCCCACTTAAAAGCAAAAGACAACACAGCGCATGACTTTATTTTTTATCTCGCGCAAAATTTGATCATCATAGACCATAAAGAAAAAAGCGCTGAAATTTTGGGGGCGTGTTTTGATGAGCGCTTTAAAACAGAGATAGCCCAGGAATTACAAGACTTAAAAGAGTTGGCTAAAAACATCAAAAGCGATTTTATCCCTAAAAAATCCAAGCAAAGCACAGAAGTTAGCGTTAGTTGTGATGATAGCGAGTTTGAAAAAAGGGTGCTATCCTTACAAGAAGAAATCAAAAAGGGCGAGATTTTTCAAGCGGTGTTGTCGCGTAGCTTTTATATGGAGTGCTTGGAGGGTTTGAGCGCGTATTACCATTTAAAACTAACTAATCCTAGCCCCTATATGTTCTATATCAAAGACAGCGATTTTGTTCTTTTTGGGGCAAGCCCTGAGAGCGCCTTAAAATACAACGCTTTAACCAATACGGCTGAAATTTATCCCATTGCTGGCACCCGTTTAAGGGGTAAGGACAAACAAGGGAATATTGATTACGATTTGGATAGTAAAATGGAATTTGATTTGCAACACGACTATAAAGAAAGGGCTGAACACATCATGCTAGTGGATTTAGCCAGAAACGACATGGCCAGAGTTTCAAAAAAACGCTATTGCGACAAGCTTTTAAAAGTGGATAAATATTCCAATGTCATGCATTTAGTTTCAAGGGTTGTGGGGGAATTGAAAAAAGGGTGCGATAGTTTGCATGCTTACAGGAGTTTTATGAACGCCGGCACGCTCAGCGGAGCGCCTAAAATCTCTGCGATCAGGCTCATTTACCAACTAGAAAAGCAAAGGAGAGGCTCTTATGGGGGGAGTGTGGGGTATTTAAACAGCGAGGGTTCTATGGATTCTTGCATCACTATCCGTTCATGTTTTGTTAAAAACAATAGGGCAGTGATCCAAGCAGGAGCTGGCATTGTGTTAGACAGCGTGCCTAAAAACGAAGCGGATGAAACAAGAGCCAAAGCGCAAGCCCTTATTGATGCGATCAGGAAAACAAGCTTATGA
- a CDS encoding aminodeoxychorismate/anthranilate synthase component II produces MKIFFIDNFDSFSYNLVYELECLGYEVAVYQNDIDPSYLMDLMNEESKTPLLFISPGPGSPNSSGNLLKIIEMAKKKFPILGVCLGLQALAQSYGAKIIRSKEIVHGKATTIALKKHAVFKGLGESMVVGRYHSLMASGLPKNLEVIAEHDNIPMAIVNEEDKILAYQFHPESIMTLQGRALLEQSVGFLRGLS; encoded by the coding sequence ATGAAAATCTTTTTTATAGATAATTTTGATTCTTTTTCTTATAACTTGGTGTATGAATTAGAGTGTTTGGGTTATGAAGTGGCTGTTTATCAAAACGATATTGATCCGAGTTATCTTATGGATTTAATGAATGAAGAATCAAAAACCCCTTTATTGTTCATCTCACCCGGGCCTGGTAGCCCTAATAGTTCAGGCAATCTTTTAAAAATCATTGAAATGGCTAAAAAGAAATTCCCTATTTTAGGGGTTTGTTTAGGCTTACAGGCTTTAGCACAAAGCTATGGGGCTAAAATCATAAGGAGTAAAGAAATCGTGCATGGCAAAGCGACCACTATCGCACTCAAAAAGCATGCCGTTTTTAAAGGCTTAGGGGAGAGCATGGTGGTGGGGCGTTACCATTCTTTAATGGCAAGCGGGTTGCCTAAAAATTTAGAAGTGATCGCCGAGCATGACAATATCCCTATGGCTATTGTCAATGAAGAAGATAAGATCCTAGCTTACCAATTCCACCCTGAAAGCATCATGACTTTACAAGGGAGGGCGTTGTTAGAGCAAAGCGTGGGGTTTTTAAGAGGGTTGTCATGA
- the trpD gene encoding anthranilate phosphoribosyltransferase, which yields MKDILNTLYHQKDLNDEEVQKLFTLIINEKVSPAQLGAILCALKIKGESFKEISVAATTLLEHASKPFNSGVDLIDNCGTGGDGLKTINISTIAALIASSMGLFMAKHGSRSVSSHSGSADLLENLGVNIEMNPTQLENCFKQTRFGFLFAPLYHQSFKKSAPLRKELFTKTIFNCLGPLINPLRPKIQLLGVYDKSLCKTMALALKALGVKRAMVVNGGGTDEIVLHDITHACELKNNEILEYDLSAKDFDLPPYDLKELQIENAQESVQACLDILENKGKDSHTMVVVANVASLLYLNHKAKDLKEGVSMTLEHLKTKAPYMHLQKIIRLSHA from the coding sequence ATGAAAGATATTTTAAACACCCTTTATCATCAAAAAGACTTGAACGATGAAGAAGTCCAAAAGTTATTCACCCTCATTATCAACGAAAAAGTAAGCCCAGCACAACTTGGGGCCATTTTATGTGCTTTAAAAATCAAGGGCGAGAGCTTTAAGGAGATTAGCGTTGCTGCAACCACGCTTTTAGAGCATGCCTCTAAGCCTTTTAATAGCGGCGTGGATTTAATAGACAATTGCGGCACAGGAGGCGATGGGTTAAAAACGATTAATATTAGCACGATTGCTGCACTCATTGCCAGCTCTATGGGGTTATTTATGGCTAAACATGGATCAAGGAGCGTGTCCAGCCATAGCGGGAGCGCGGATTTGTTGGAAAATTTAGGCGTGAATATTGAAATGAATCCCACGCAATTAGAGAATTGTTTCAAACAAACGCGTTTTGGGTTTTTATTCGCGCCTTTATACCATCAAAGTTTTAAAAAATCCGCCCCCTTAAGAAAAGAGCTTTTCACTAAAACGATTTTTAATTGCTTAGGGCCTTTAATCAACCCCTTAAGGCCAAAAATCCAGCTTTTAGGCGTGTATGACAAATCCTTGTGTAAGACTATGGCGCTAGCACTAAAGGCTTTAGGCGTTAAAAGGGCGATGGTGGTTAATGGAGGGGGGACGGATGAAATCGTGTTGCATGACATTACGCATGCGTGTGAATTGAAAAATAACGAAATTTTAGAGTATGACTTGAGTGCTAAAGATTTTGATTTACCCCCCTATGATTTGAAAGAATTACAGATTGAAAACGCACAAGAAAGCGTTCAGGCATGTTTAGATATTTTAGAAAATAAAGGCAAGGATTCGCATACAATGGTGGTTGTGGCGAATGTGGCGAGTTTGTTGTATTTAAACCATAAAGCTAAAGATTTAAAAGAGGGCGTGAGCATGACTTTAGAGCATTTAAAAACCAAAGCACCTTATATGCATTTGCAAAAAATCATAAGGCTAAGCCATGCCTAG
- the trpCF gene encoding bifunctional indole-3-glycerol-phosphate synthase TrpC/phosphoribosylanthranilate isomerase TrpF, with product MPSVLENILKDKLLEVSALKKNHALPTSINPSDRDFKKALLEKKTSFILECKKASPSKGLIRKDFDLLKIAKTYEKFASCISVLADSKYFLGSYENIKIVSQHSTKPILCKDFIIDAFQIKLARVMGANAVLLMLSALDDKNYLELFNLAKSLNMSVLTEVSNKQEIERLLKLQYDIIGINNRDLHTLTTDIDHTLKLRPLLPKDALIISESGIYSHAQIKALAPYVNGFLVGSSLMKEKDLKKACIKLILGENKVCGLTRIKDAKAVYKNHFIYGGLIFEKSSPRYIKPKEALKITKAVKKLDFVGVFVKDKIKKIQKIAKKLDLKAVQLYGYSQQEIAQLKKSLPKTCAIWQVVSVMSANDLVPKIKEASLILYDTKGDKMGGNGVSFDWGILENVKTPFMLAGGLNLDNIQKALKVKALGLDFNSGLETSPGIKNKDKIKRLARILREY from the coding sequence ATGCCTAGCGTGTTAGAAAACATCCTTAAAGACAAGCTCCTAGAAGTTTCTGCACTTAAAAAAAACCACGCTTTACCGACAAGCATAAACCCAAGCGATAGGGATTTTAAAAAAGCGTTACTGGAAAAAAAGACCAGCTTTATTTTAGAATGCAAAAAAGCATCGCCCTCTAAAGGTTTAATCAGAAAAGATTTTGATCTGCTAAAAATAGCCAAGACTTATGAAAAATTCGCCTCTTGTATTTCAGTTTTAGCCGATTCTAAATATTTTTTAGGCTCTTATGAAAACATTAAGATTGTTTCGCAGCATTCCACTAAGCCCATCTTGTGTAAAGATTTTATCATTGATGCTTTCCAGATCAAACTCGCTAGGGTTATGGGAGCTAATGCGGTGCTTTTAATGTTAAGCGCGTTAGATGATAAAAATTATTTAGAGCTTTTCAACCTCGCCAAATCCTTAAACATGAGCGTGTTAACTGAAGTTTCCAACAAGCAAGAAATTGAGCGCTTGCTCAAACTCCAATACGACATTATAGGCATCAATAACAGGGATTTACACACCCTAACAACCGATATTGATCACACGCTCAAATTACGCCCCCTTTTGCCTAAAGACGCGCTCATTATCAGCGAGTCCGGTATTTATTCGCACGCGCAAATCAAAGCCCTAGCCCCTTATGTGAATGGCTTTTTAGTGGGCAGCTCTTTAATGAAAGAAAAGGATTTGAAAAAAGCGTGCATTAAATTGATTTTAGGCGAAAATAAAGTGTGCGGGCTTACAAGAATTAAAGACGCTAAAGCCGTTTATAAAAACCATTTTATTTATGGGGGTTTGATTTTTGAAAAATCTTCGCCAAGATACATCAAGCCTAAAGAAGCCCTAAAGATCACAAAAGCGGTTAAAAAATTGGATTTTGTGGGCGTGTTTGTGAAAGATAAGATTAAAAAAATTCAAAAAATCGCTAAAAAGCTTGATTTAAAAGCGGTGCAGCTTTATGGCTATTCGCAACAAGAAATCGCTCAATTAAAAAAATCGCTCCCTAAAACTTGCGCGATTTGGCAAGTAGTGAGTGTGATGAGCGCTAACGATTTGGTGCCTAAAATTAAAGAAGCCTCTCTAATCTTATACGACACTAAGGGGGATAAAATGGGAGGCAATGGCGTGAGTTTTGATTGGGGTATTTTAGAAAATGTCAAAACGCCTTTCATGTTAGCTGGCGGGCTTAATTTGGATAATATTCAAAAAGCCTTGAAAGTTAAAGCGTTGGGTTTGGATTTCAATTCAGGTTTAGAAACAAGCCCTGGGATTAAAAATAAGGATAAAATCAAGCGATTAGCCCGAATTTTAAGAGAGTATTAA
- the trpB gene encoding tryptophan synthase subunit beta produces the protein MNKKAYFGEFGGSFVSELLVPALRELEQAFDACLKDEKFQKEYFHLLKDFVGRPSPLTLCQNIVSNHKVKLYLKREDLIHGGAHKTNQALGQALLAKKMGKKRIIAETGAGQHGVATAIACALLGLKCVIFMGAKDIKRQEMNVFRMRLLGAEVREVNSGSATLKDAVNEALRDWVSSYKDTHYLLGTAAGPHPYPTMVKTFQKMIGDEVKSQILEKENRLPDYVIACVGGGSNAIGVFSAFLNDKEVKLIGVEPAGLGLETNKHGATLNKGRVGILHGNKTYLLQDDEGQIIESHSISAGLDYPGVGPEHSYLKESARAIYESASDLEALEAFSLLCQKEGIIPALESSHALAYALKLAQKCEEESIIIVNLSGRGDKDLSTVYNALKGGLK, from the coding sequence ATGAATAAAAAAGCGTATTTTGGGGAGTTTGGAGGGAGTTTTGTTTCAGAATTGTTAGTGCCTGCATTAAGAGAATTAGAACAGGCGTTTGATGCATGTTTGAAAGATGAGAAATTCCAAAAAGAATATTTTCATCTTTTAAAAGATTTTGTGGGCCGTCCTAGCCCCTTAACCTTGTGTCAAAATATCGTTTCTAACCATAAAGTTAAGCTTTATCTAAAACGAGAAGATTTAATCCATGGCGGGGCGCATAAGACTAATCAGGCTTTAGGGCAAGCCCTTTTAGCGAAAAAAATGGGTAAAAAAAGGATTATTGCTGAAACAGGCGCCGGTCAGCATGGCGTGGCGACGGCTATCGCTTGCGCGTTGTTGGGTTTAAAATGCGTGATTTTTATGGGGGCTAAAGACATCAAACGCCAAGAAATGAATGTTTTTAGAATGCGCTTATTAGGCGCTGAAGTCAGAGAGGTTAATTCAGGGAGCGCAACGCTTAAAGACGCTGTGAATGAGGCCTTAAGGGATTGGGTGAGCAGTTACAAGGACACGCATTATTTGCTAGGAACAGCCGCCGGGCCACACCCTTACCCTACGATGGTTAAAACCTTTCAAAAAATGATAGGCGATGAGGTTAAAAGCCAAATTTTAGAAAAAGAAAACCGCTTGCCTGATTATGTTATCGCATGCGTTGGAGGGGGGTCTAACGCTATAGGGGTATTTAGTGCGTTTTTAAACGACAAAGAGGTTAAACTCATAGGTGTAGAGCCAGCGGGTTTAGGGCTAGAAACCAATAAGCATGGGGCGACTTTGAATAAGGGGCGTGTGGGGATTTTGCATGGGAATAAAACCTATCTTTTACAAGATGATGAAGGCCAGATTATAGAAAGCCATAGCATTAGCGCCGGGCTTGATTACCCAGGAGTGGGGCCAGAACACAGCTATTTAAAAGAAAGCGCTCGTGCGATTTATGAAAGTGCAAGCGATCTTGAAGCGCTAGAAGCCTTTAGTTTGTTGTGCCAAAAAGAAGGCATTATCCCAGCGCTAGAAAGCTCACACGCTTTAGCGTATGCCTTAAAACTCGCTCAAAAATGCGAAGAAGAAAGTATCATCATAGTGAATTTGAGCGGTCGGGGGGATAAGGATTTAAGCACCGTTTATAACGCTTTAAAAGGGGGTTTAAAATGA
- the trpA gene encoding tryptophan synthase subunit alpha — protein sequence MRYQNMFETLKKQEKMAFIPFVTLGDPNYEWSFEIIKTLIASGVSALELGFAFSDPVADGVTIQASHLRALKHATMAKNFQLLKKIRDYSHDIPIGLLAYANLIFSYGVDNFYAQIKECGVDSVLIADMPLIEKELVIKSAQKHHIKQIFIASPNASDKDLEQAATHSQGYIYTLARSGVTGASRILENDASAIIKTLKTFSPTPALLGFGISKKEHTINAKNMGADGVICGSALVKIIEENLNDENAMLEKIKGFIGEMIF from the coding sequence ATGAGGTATCAAAACATGTTTGAAACCTTAAAAAAACAAGAAAAAATGGCGTTTATCCCGTTTGTAACCTTGGGCGATCCTAATTATGAATGGAGTTTTGAAATCATTAAAACCTTAATCGCTAGCGGGGTGAGCGCTTTAGAATTGGGGTTTGCTTTTTCTGATCCGGTAGCGGACGGCGTTACCATACAAGCGAGCCATTTAAGAGCGTTAAAACACGCTACTATGGCTAAAAATTTCCAGCTTTTAAAAAAGATTAGAGACTACAGCCATGATATTCCCATAGGGCTTTTAGCGTATGCGAATCTCATTTTTTCTTATGGCGTGGATAATTTTTACGCCCAAATCAAAGAATGTGGCGTGGATAGCGTTTTAATAGCGGATATGCCCCTAATAGAAAAAGAATTAGTCATCAAATCCGCTCAAAAACACCACATTAAACAAATCTTTATCGCTAGCCCTAATGCGAGTGATAAAGATTTAGAACAAGCCGCTACGCATTCGCAAGGCTATATCTACACTCTGGCTAGGAGTGGGGTTACAGGGGCGAGCCGTATTTTAGAAAATGATGCGAGCGCTATTATTAAAACCCTAAAAACTTTTAGCCCTACTCCAGCCTTATTAGGCTTTGGCATTTCTAAAAAAGAACACACCATAAACGCTAAAAACATGGGCGCTGATGGCGTGATTTGCGGCTCAGCGTTAGTCAAAATCATAGAAGAAAATTTGAATGATGAAAACGCCATGCTGGAAAAAATTAAAGGGTTTATAGGAGAAATGATTTTTTAA
- a CDS encoding phosphomannomutase/phosphoglucomutase, protein MDISIFREYDIRGIYPTTLDEKSAFSIGVELGKIMREYDKSVFVGHDARVHGRSLFEALSAGLQSSGLKVYDLGLIPTPVAYFAAFNEIDNIKCPNSIMITGSHNPKEYNGFKITLNQNPFYGKDIQALKDTLLNAKHEIKPLKETPEKANALEAYHRYLIKDFKHLKNLKYKIALDFGNGVGALGLEPILKALNIDFSSLYSDPDGNFPNHHPDPSEAKNLKDLEKHMQENAISIGFAFDGDADRIAMLSSHHVYAGDELAILFAKRLHAQGITPFVIGEVKCSQVMYNTINTFGKTLMYKTGHSNLKIKLKETNAHFAAEMSGHIFFKERYFGYDDALYACLRALELLLEQSPSDLENTIKNLPYSYTTPEEKIAVSEEEKFEIIHNLQKALKNPPSHFPKIKEIISIDGVRVVFEHGFGLIRASNTTPYLVSRFEGKDETTALEYKRALLNLLEK, encoded by the coding sequence ATGGACATTAGCATTTTTAGAGAATACGATATTAGAGGCATTTACCCCACCACTTTAGATGAAAAAAGTGCCTTTAGTATCGGCGTGGAGTTAGGAAAAATCATGCGAGAATACGATAAAAGCGTGTTTGTAGGGCATGACGCAAGGGTGCATGGGCGATCGCTTTTTGAAGCTTTGAGCGCGGGGTTACAATCAAGCGGCTTGAAAGTGTATGATTTAGGGCTAATCCCCACACCGGTAGCGTATTTTGCGGCCTTTAATGAAATAGATAACATCAAATGCCCCAATTCCATCATGATCACTGGCTCCCACAACCCCAAAGAATACAACGGCTTTAAGATCACGCTCAACCAAAACCCGTTTTATGGCAAGGACATTCAAGCTTTAAAAGACACGCTTTTAAACGCCAAGCATGAAATAAAACCCCTAAAAGAAACACCAGAGAAAGCCAATGCCCTAGAAGCCTACCACCGCTATTTGATCAAGGATTTTAAGCATTTAAAAAACCTTAAATACAAAATCGCCCTAGATTTTGGTAATGGCGTGGGAGCGTTAGGCTTAGAGCCTATTTTAAAGGCTTTAAACATTGATTTTAGCAGTCTTTATAGCGATCCTGATGGGAATTTCCCTAACCACCACCCAGACCCTAGCGAAGCGAAAAACTTAAAAGATTTAGAAAAACACATGCAAGAAAACGCTATTTCTATAGGCTTTGCTTTTGATGGCGATGCGGATAGGATTGCGATGCTAAGCTCTCATCATGTTTATGCGGGCGATGAATTAGCGATTTTATTCGCTAAACGCTTGCATGCTCAAGGCATCACCCCTTTTGTGATCGGCGAAGTCAAATGCTCTCAAGTGATGTATAACACGATCAATACTTTTGGTAAGACGCTCATGTATAAAACCGGGCATAGCAATTTAAAAATCAAGCTCAAAGAAACCAACGCGCATTTTGCGGCTGAAATGAGCGGGCATATCTTTTTTAAAGAGCGCTATTTTGGCTATGATGACGCTCTTTATGCATGCTTAAGGGCTTTAGAATTATTGCTTGAACAAAGTCCAAGCGATTTGGAAAACACCATTAAAAACCTCCCTTATTCCTACACCACGCCTGAAGAAAAAATCGCCGTGAGCGAAGAAGAAAAATTTGAAATCATTCATAACCTGCAAAAAGCGCTTAAAAACCCGCCAAGCCATTTCCCTAAAATCAAAGAAATCATCAGCATTGATGGCGTGAGAGTGGTTTTTGAACATGGTTTTGGGCTTATTCGCGCAAGCAACACCACCCCCTATTTAGTCAGCCGCTTTGAAGGCAAGGATGAAACAACGGCGTTAGAGTATAAAAGGGCGTTGCTCAATTTGTTAGAGAAATAG